The DNA region TTGGTAAGGAGCTTTGCCTCCCATTGCATCAACAGTTATTCTCGCATAACTTAAACATCCAAGAGGATCAACCTTTGAAACAGCGGATAGTGCTGTAGACTGTGAAGCTTCAATTTTTATTCCAGATACGGTGAAGTCACAATTAGAGTCACCCACGAAAATAGTGTAAAGTCCCGGAGGTAATTTAGTAAATGTACCTACCGTTTCAGGACCGTATTGAATCCCAGTTGTTGTGTTAGTAAGGTAAAAAGTGTAAAGATTGCTGCCACCGCCGGTAGGATAGATAAATATATTTTGATCGTTAACTACTTTGTAAGTTGCAGATAAAGGAGATGGTTCTGATAACGTAATTGAACTAACTGCAATACAGTTATTAGCATCTTTAGTAGTAATGTTGTAAGTCCCTGCTTTTAGATCTAAAAAGTATCTGCTTGATTGAAATGTTGTTCCATCTAAAGAATAGGTGTATGGACTTTTTCCGCCACTTGGAGTTGAAATAATAGCTCCGGTAGAAGCTCCATTACAACTCACTGGAATATTTACTGCGGTAGAAAGTGTCAAAGGAGTTGCCTGAATAACTGTTCCAGAAAGAGAAATTCTTATGTTTTGCGCATCTTTAACTTTTACTGTATAAGTTTGAGGAGTAAGGTCATTAAATACATTTGAAGAAGTATAAGCTCCATTATTCAATGAATATTGATATGGCGGAACCCCTCCTGTAGCTGTAATTGTAATTGATCCTTTAGAGTTTTCGCAGGTTATAGCGTTTACAACTAAATTAGCGGCTAGTGTAGATTGTAAAACTTTTATACTTGATCTGGTGTAAAAACATCCATTTGAATCTGTTACCTGAGCTTGGTATAAACCGGCAGAAAGACCTGAAAAAATGTTAGAAGTCTGTGGGCCTTTTAATGTTGTTCCCACATTATCTTTAAGAGAATAACTATAAGGAGCTTTTCCTCCACTAGCGTTAATTTTGATTTGTCCATCATTATTATCTAAGCCGGCATTTGTTACGCTTTCAAGTATTTCGACAGGGCTAGCCATTCCTATTACTACGTCAGATTGAATGTAGCATCCTGTCGCATCTTTTACGGATATTGTATGATATGATGGAGACAAATTGCTAAAAACATTGGTTGAAACTAATGGGCCATTATCTATTGAATATAAATATGGAAGTTTCCCTCCAGTGACATTTATTTCTACTTTACCATCATTACCTCCGTAACAAGTTGTTGCTGTAGTGTTTAACGAAAGTTTAAGGGGCAAATAAGGAGCGATAAAAATTCCTTTTGAACTTACTGTATTTAAGGCATCTTTTACAGCTATGGTATGATTGCCAGCAAATATACCAGAATAAGAATTATTTGTCTGGTAAGGTTTTCCATCTAGCGAATAAGTGTAAGGAGCTTTTCCTCCCGTAGCAGTAATTACCATTGTTAGCATATCCATTGAGCAGCTAAACTCTGTAACAAAAGTTGATGACACAGTTAAAGCAGGTAAAATAGTTGCCTGAATCGCTGTGATGCAGCCTAGTGAATCTTTCACCATTATAGTGTAAGTTCCTGGACTAAGAGTAAAAATATTATTAGACTGATAGTTCACTCCATCCAAAGAATATTGATAAGATGCTTTCCCCCCAGTTGCTGTAATAGTTGCTGTATTACCGCTAATCAATGTAGTTGCGCTTAAGATCGTTGGAGCAGTTATTGTATAAATAATTGTAGTTGAACAACCAGCAACAGCATCTAATACTTTTATAGAATGATTTCCTGCAGCCACATTCGTAAAAACATTACTGCTTACAAAGGCAGCGCCATTCAAAGAATAAAAATACTGCCCGCTTCCTCCCGAAACAGTAACTGTTAACGTTGCTGTATTTCCACTACATAAAATAGGGCTATTGGTTGCTATTATGTTTACGGCCGGAGTAACTTTTACATTAAAAGAACTCGTGGTAATTGTTCCTTTATTGTCAATTCGCGCATAAATAGTTGTAGAAACTGCGGCGGTATTATAATTTGAAGGATTAGCAATTGCATTGGTATTATTGACAGCATCAGCAAGGCTTAAATGATAACTTACAGTAGTCTGATCAGGATCTAAATTGCCAATTAGGTATATTTTTTGTTTAGATAAGTCGAAGTTGTTATCGCCAGCACAATGCACAATATCATTTGCTTGGGAATAAATAAAAGAAGTAAATAATAAAAGAAAACAAAGTAGAGTTTTTTTCATACTAATAGATTTGTTAAAATAGCCTAACAAATATAGTAGAATAAATATTGTTAAAATTGCGGTTTCCCGTAAAAAACTTAAAAACTTAAAAATAATTTTAGCCTATAACAAAACTTTTATTTCAAATACACATAATGATTAAAATAATCTATAATCGCTTTACCTTCAAGTAAAACATCAGCGCCAATGATACCATGAACAGGTTTTGCCTTAAAAGATTCTAAAGCCTCATTTACATGCGAGAGATCAAAGATTACGATGCCAAAGTCTGGATTTTTCCAGCTTCCGAGTTGTAGGTTATTATGTGCTGAAATTTGTGTTTTCATACCCGTTCCTCCAGCTCCGGAGGCTTTTGTTTCTGATTTTTTCGCAGATACTTCAAAACGTTCGATACTTTCAAAACCAATGCAGGTGTTTGAAGCGCCTGTATCTAAAATAAAATTTCCCGAAATACCATTGATTTTTGCTTTTACTAAAAGATGCTGCGTCTTCGTAACTTTGAATTTTATTTTTTTGTATTTCTCTTTTTTGAGAACTTCGTGAAGATTTTCCATTTTTGATAATGATTGAAAACCAAAAATAAACCAATTACAACCAAAAAGCTAATCACATAATAGATATAATTTTTAGATTTTTCTTCTGCCGAAATCGAACCGTAATACACAAATGAACTCCAGTAATAAGGGGATTTTTTTGCATTCGGAATTGATTTATCGCTTAAATATTCCAATTTGGCATTTGAATTTGCTTCAAAATAAGAAACATCGTTTTTAATGTTTTTATAAAAATCAGACATAAAAACCGAAGTTGTAAAATCGTTTACTTTCCATAACGAAAACAACAAATTCTGCGCACCCGCAAACTGAAAACCTCTTGCGATACTCATTGCGCCTTCAGCTCTATATAATTTTCCAATTCCAGTTTCGCAGGCACTCAGAACTACTAAATCAGGATTTATATGCAGATTATACAATTCAGAATATAATATTTCCTGATCGTAAAATTTAATACTTGCCGGAGTTTCAATATCACCTGATGACGCGTGTGTACTCAAATGTAAAATAGAATAATTTGGAGCATTATTTTTGAAATTAGAAAAACTTGCATTCGAGTTTTCTAAATATTTTCCTTTAAAATTACTTCGAATCGATTCTAATTCTTTCTTTGAATAACTCAATTCATAAGCTGTTTTTTCGAAAACTGGAAAAACTCCCAAAACCGTTTTCTCTGATTTTGCGACTGGTTTCGAATTCAGATAAATATTTGCAGAAGTATTATAAGCAATCTTGAAATCATTCAATAAATAATGCATTTTGGCAAAATTCGTTGTATTTGATTCTTGCGTAATTAAAGCTTCAAAAGGGAGGAAATTCAAAATACCATCGGGAACAATGATGAGGTTTTTATAGATTGTGTTTTGAGGTAATTGTAATAAATCATAAACTTTTTTACCATAATAATTATATCCGAAAATATCATTTGTGATGGCTCCGGCTGAGTTGAAATAATCAATAAACTTTATAATTTCGAGCATAGCTCTATGTGTGGTATAAATATGTCTAAGATTGATCTTCTTGTTTTGCAAAGTAAAATAAAACAAGTTTTCATTTCCCATAAAATAATAAACCAAAATAGATTTGTCTTTCTCTAATTTTGAAAACAAAGTTTTTAAATCACAATTTTCGGAAATATAATCCGGATTTTCAGATTGTATTTTTTTTAATGAAAGCATTAATTCGTTTTGTTTTTTTATTGTCGAATTAATAATAGAAATATTAGCCAAATCTCCTTTTTGCTGTTCTTTTAAAATATTATTATTTAAATTTTGAAGTTCCTGTAAGAGTTGTTTTTCTTCTGCGGAAGCGTTTTTAATATTCGAACGATAACTTTTTAAAATCCCGGATTTGGTTTTTTCAGATAATTGAAAGGCTTCTTCTAAATATTGAATTTTATTTTCTTTCTGATACAACCGATCATAAATCAAGAGACATTTTTCGGTACGATTGCGAGCTCGAATCTCGGTAATTATTTTGGAATTTTCGTAAATCAATCCGTTCATCAATAAATCCTCAATATGAAAAGAAAGCCTAAAAGCTTCAAGCGCTTTTTTAGGTTGATTTTGTTTAGATAAGATTTCTGCTTGTAAATCCAGAACATCAATTAAAACCGTTTCCGTATACAATTGATTTTGATCTGGAAGACTATTTTTTGACAAATAATTTGGAATCAGAATTTTAAAAATCGCTTGAATCTGTTTTGCACTATCATCAAATTTCCCTTCCTCAAAAAGCAATAAAGCTTTTTCATAATATAGTTTTGCTATTTTTCTAGGTTGCTGATTTTGGGTTACAAAAAAGAGTTTTTTTGCTTTTTCTAAATAAGAATAGGCAACTTCAAACTGATGTCTTTGACGATTGAGAGTGGCCAAATTTCTATAAGAATTAGACAAAGTTTCCGATTGATTTTTCTCGTTTTTAAGATAATTTTCGACTGATTTAAAAGCGTTTTCAGCCTTGTCATAAATTTCTGGGCGCATCAAATTTCCAACTGAACTTAAGATATAACTATTACCCAAATTATTCAATAAAATACCTTTTTGTGAATTTGATAATTTCTCTGTTTTTAAAGTACTTTCTAATAATTCAATTGCCAAAGAAATTTTACCGGAACTCTGATAAACATTCGATAAATTCAAAATTGCAGCAAACTTTTGCTTTTGCGCGTCAGGATAATTTTTGGCAGTATTTACAATGAAAAAGTATTGTTTTATAGTGTTTTCTGCGCTGTCATAATCGCCCAAAACCGTATATAAATTGCCTAAAGGTTTTAAACAGAATTCAATAATATCGTAATCGCTTAGGTTATGTTTTTGATAAATTTGCCAAGCTTTTTCATAACTCGAAATCGCATTTTGAGTCTGCCCAAACTGATTTTCATAATATGCTTTATTGCAGTTTAAAACTACGATGGACAGAAGTTCATCTTTAGTTTTTGGTTTTGGATTTCTCCAAAAAGCAGCTTCAGTATTCGTAAGATTTTGTATGGCTTTCGCCGAAGGATTCGCAACAAAAATATCAACTGCATTATATATTTTATCTTCCTGATTCTGTGCTGAGAGATTCAGACTAAAAAAAAGAAAAATTAAACCATATAAGCGATATAAGTTCATATTAAAGTTTGTGTGTATTGCGAAATGAAATCATATAAGTGATATAAGTTCATATTATTTGTGTTGAATATGAATTTGTCCGTCAGAGCGAAGTCGAAGACCTCTTTTGTTATAAAGCCTTCGACTTCGCTCAGGGTGACATTTGTATTTAATAAGACAATGTTGGTAATATGAACTTATATGGTGAAAAAAATTAAAACTTCCAGATTCCATAAAACTGGAAATAATTAAAATTTTGTTCGAAATTAATCACATAACGTGCACCTAAACTCGGACCAATTCGGGCAAAACCGGCCGTTAAATCAAATAAAACGCCTGTTTTTAAATTAGCAAATGAGTTTTTAACAGAACTTGATTCGGTTCTTGTGTCTATTAAAAACTGATCAGTTCCGCCTTCGAAACTTTCAATTTTCTTGGTTTCGTTTTGTTCAGCTGAAATATCAAAATTCGCCTGAATTCCTGCACCAATTCCAATATAATTATTAATGTTGTATCGCAGTAAAACAGGAATTTCCCAGTTTACATTTTTGTTTTCGATTGTTGTTGTGGTACGCTGAAATTGTTTTACACCATTTGGGTTCACCACAGTTTGATCGACAACAGTGGTGCCACTTTCGTATTTATTTAATGCATTTACCCATTCTGCCTGCCAATAAAAACGATAGGATTTGAAAGGCGAAATCGTTGCACCCACAAAATAACTCGTCGATTTCTCCAGATTAGGATAGAGATTATAACCCGCTTTGGCCCCAATTGAGATTCCGGGTAAAAATCGGGTAGTGGCATAATTGGTAATTATAGGCTCGTTTTTATCAAAAATAATGGCTGTTCTACTTCGGGTTTTTACTTTATGAAAGTCTTCATTGAACTTCATAGAATATTTTACAAAACCTTTTGTGCTATCTTTTTCGTGAACATTTTTTTGTTCACTTCCGGGCAAATAAATGTTTTTGAACGTAAAGAAAATCTGTTTTTGTTTGATAATCGTATCGAGACAGCTTACAGTTGGTTCTTCGCCTTTTGGGCAAATTGGACATTTTGGATACATATCTTCTACCTGAAATGTTTTTTTGTCAAACATATCCGGAATATCCGTTTCAAGTCTGATCGTTCTCGCCGGACCTTCGCCGTTATTTTGAAAACGGGTTTTAAAATTTACTCTTTTAAAACGAACTAATCTATAATTAATAAAACTTCCGTTAGAACCCATTTTG from uncultured Flavobacterium sp. includes:
- a CDS encoding retropepsin-like aspartic protease, producing the protein MENLHEVLKKEKYKKIKFKVTKTQHLLVKAKINGISGNFILDTGASNTCIGFESIERFEVSAKKSETKASGAGGTGMKTQISAHNNLQLGSWKNPDFGIVIFDLSHVNEALESFKAKPVHGIIGADVLLEGKAIIDYFNHYVYLK
- a CDS encoding CHAT domain-containing protein; this translates as MNLYRLYGLIFLFFSLNLSAQNQEDKIYNAVDIFVANPSAKAIQNLTNTEAAFWRNPKPKTKDELLSIVVLNCNKAYYENQFGQTQNAISSYEKAWQIYQKHNLSDYDIIEFCLKPLGNLYTVLGDYDSAENTIKQYFFIVNTAKNYPDAQKQKFAAILNLSNVYQSSGKISLAIELLESTLKTEKLSNSQKGILLNNLGNSYILSSVGNLMRPEIYDKAENAFKSVENYLKNEKNQSETLSNSYRNLATLNRQRHQFEVAYSYLEKAKKLFFVTQNQQPRKIAKLYYEKALLLFEEGKFDDSAKQIQAIFKILIPNYLSKNSLPDQNQLYTETVLIDVLDLQAEILSKQNQPKKALEAFRLSFHIEDLLMNGLIYENSKIITEIRARNRTEKCLLIYDRLYQKENKIQYLEEAFQLSEKTKSGILKSYRSNIKNASAEEKQLLQELQNLNNNILKEQQKGDLANISIINSTIKKQNELMLSLKKIQSENPDYISENCDLKTLFSKLEKDKSILVYYFMGNENLFYFTLQNKKINLRHIYTTHRAMLEIIKFIDYFNSAGAITNDIFGYNYYGKKVYDLLQLPQNTIYKNLIIVPDGILNFLPFEALITQESNTTNFAKMHYLLNDFKIAYNTSANIYLNSKPVAKSEKTVLGVFPVFEKTAYELSYSKKELESIRSNFKGKYLENSNASFSNFKNNAPNYSILHLSTHASSGDIETPASIKFYDQEILYSELYNLHINPDLVVLSACETGIGKLYRAEGAMSIARGFQFAGAQNLLFSLWKVNDFTTSVFMSDFYKNIKNDVSYFEANSNAKLEYLSDKSIPNAKKSPYYWSSFVYYGSISAEEKSKNYIYYVISFLVVIGLFLVFNHYQKWKIFTKFSKKRNTKK
- a CDS encoding PKD domain-containing protein, with the translated sequence MKPLSSILFILFSIFSFSQTKVKDTITRKANISLIQNGNIVTYKPETPPLIPIAGAPKPSYSYLWELGDGHYSKEAEPKHVYKNKGTYTTRLAVTNNYDNGKPPATRPKKVAVNDITDTDYKDIASIEDQNGFAILKNCDPIPDQEMVVVVSYQNMENYVSSGKLYLFYNEKQFKSNNFELVDFRTYANEREVQEKTVASVNDLDNSKSYLASVENTFKTKKYRNTTTEENLDASLLDANKTYHNVSVLEFDDANPGETRNVFYTFKTTPEMIKDTSATVTMRGIFVPNRSYKNHKIKNLEMEIVTSHDPNKMGSNGSFINYRLVRFKRVNFKTRFQNNGEGPARTIRLETDIPDMFDKKTFQVEDMYPKCPICPKGEEPTVSCLDTIIKQKQIFFTFKNIYLPGSEQKNVHEKDSTKGFVKYSMKFNEDFHKVKTRSRTAIIFDKNEPIITNYATTRFLPGISIGAKAGYNLYPNLEKSTSYFVGATISPFKSYRFYWQAEWVNALNKYESGTTVVDQTVVNPNGVKQFQRTTTTIENKNVNWEIPVLLRYNINNYIGIGAGIQANFDISAEQNETKKIESFEGGTDQFLIDTRTESSSVKNSFANLKTGVLFDLTAGFARIGPSLGARYVINFEQNFNYFQFYGIWKF